From Psychrobacillus sp. FSL K6-2836, a single genomic window includes:
- a CDS encoding rhodanese-like domain-containing protein, producing the protein MNIITTEQLLQKIDAGEEISVIDVRESEEVATGIIPGAKHIALGQIESNMDQLDKSIPHYIVCKVGGRSAMACEILEENGYDVTNIAGGMMDWNGELQF; encoded by the coding sequence ATGAATATTATTACAACAGAACAACTTTTACAAAAAATCGATGCTGGAGAAGAAATCAGTGTCATCGATGTGCGTGAAAGTGAAGAAGTAGCAACTGGGATTATACCTGGAGCTAAACATATCGCGCTAGGTCAAATCGAGAGCAACATGGATCAACTCGACAAATCAATTCCTCACTACATAGTATGTAAAGTAGGTGGTCGTAGTGCGATGGCCTGTGAAATTCTAGAGGAAAATGGATATGACGTAACAAATATTGCTGGAGGTATGATGGACTGGAATGGTGAGCTACAGTTTTAA
- a CDS encoding methionine gamma-lyase family protein codes for MTFTTTLSKEVLNLAEQVETKITQHHKRVEKIAFLNQQKVIQAFKNHGVSDHHFHPSFGYGYDDEGRDTLEKVYATTFGSETALVRPQIISGTHAISISLFGVLRPNDELLYITGKPYDTLQSIVSGGEEDTGSLADFGITYNHVDLLETGAINWDAVRSSVKSNTKVIAIQRSKGYAVRPSFTIEQIKQMVIEIRSIKEDAIIFVDNCYGEFVEELEPTDVGADLMAGSLIKNPGGGLAKIGGYIAGKEEFVTKCAYRMTSPGIGAEAGASLHALMDMYQGFFLAPHVVSQAVKGAIFTSALLEEVGMNTEPHYAEPRTDLIQSVSFQTADQMIQFCKAIQMHSPVNAQFMPEPAYMPGYSDDVIMAAGTFVQGSSMELTADGPIRPPYTAFIQGGLTYEHVKYAILGAVQTFNK; via the coding sequence ATGACATTTACAACAACATTATCGAAAGAAGTATTGAATCTTGCAGAGCAGGTTGAAACCAAAATAACTCAACATCACAAACGTGTTGAAAAAATTGCTTTTTTAAATCAACAAAAAGTAATTCAAGCCTTTAAGAATCACGGAGTTAGTGACCATCATTTTCATCCGTCATTTGGATATGGCTATGATGATGAAGGTAGAGATACATTGGAAAAAGTATATGCGACGACATTTGGTTCAGAGACAGCACTTGTGCGTCCTCAAATTATTTCAGGAACACATGCGATTTCTATTAGTCTGTTCGGTGTATTAAGACCAAATGACGAATTACTATATATAACGGGCAAACCTTATGACACTTTGCAATCGATTGTAAGTGGAGGAGAAGAAGATACAGGGTCTCTTGCTGACTTCGGTATTACGTATAATCATGTAGATCTATTGGAAACTGGTGCTATCAACTGGGATGCTGTCAGAAGCTCTGTGAAAAGTAATACGAAAGTAATTGCTATTCAACGTTCGAAGGGTTATGCAGTACGTCCTTCCTTTACAATAGAACAGATAAAGCAAATGGTTATCGAAATTAGAAGTATAAAAGAGGATGCTATTATTTTTGTGGACAATTGTTATGGAGAATTTGTGGAAGAATTGGAGCCAACGGATGTTGGGGCAGATTTAATGGCAGGCTCTCTGATTAAAAATCCTGGTGGTGGTCTTGCTAAAATAGGTGGCTATATTGCGGGAAAAGAAGAATTTGTTACTAAATGTGCTTACCGAATGACTTCTCCGGGTATAGGAGCAGAGGCAGGTGCCTCATTGCATGCATTAATGGATATGTATCAGGGGTTCTTCCTTGCGCCGCACGTCGTATCTCAGGCAGTGAAGGGAGCTATCTTCACTTCGGCTTTACTGGAAGAGGTAGGTATGAATACTGAACCACACTATGCCGAGCCTCGTACAGATTTAATACAATCCGTATCTTTCCAAACAGCCGATCAAATGATTCAGTTTTGCAAGGCGATACAAATGCACTCCCCTGTAAATGCCCAGTTTATGCCAGAGCCAGCTTATATGCCTGGCTATTCCGACGACGTCATAATGGCTGCAGGTACATTTGTGCAAGGATCTAGTATGGAGTTAACAGCTGATGGACCAATCCGTCCTCCTTATACAGCTTTTATCCAAGGTGGATTAACTTATGAGCATGTAAAATATGCTATTTTAGGAGCTGTACAAACATTCAACAAATAA
- the glpK gene encoding glycerol kinase GlpK codes for MGKYILSIDQGTTSSRAILFDKLGNIVHSAQREFKQYFPKSGWVEHDAKEIWGSVLSVLAAVLTESGNQPEDVHAVGITNQRETTVVWNKHTGKPVYNAIVWQSRQTQSIIEELKKANLESFFQEKTGLKLDPYFSATKVKWILDNVDGAREQAEAGDLLFGTIDTWLIWKLSNGKAHVTDYSNASRTMLYNIYDQKWDAEICEKLSIPMKMLPKVASSSEVYAKTDSSVFFGKEIDIAGAAGDQQAALFGQCCFEKGMAKNTYGTGCFMLLNTGEEAVTSPSGLLTTIAWGLNGKVIYALEGSIFVAGSAIQWLRDGLRMIKSAPESEGYAKKVDSTEGVYFVPAFVGLGTPYWDSDARGSIFGLTRGTSKEHFIRATIESLAYQTKDVLDTMEKDSGVDVEILRVDGGAVSNEFLMQFQSDLLNLPVELAKLNETTALGAAFLAGLATGFWKDEQELSNLRESQKQYEPKMEIAKRDQLYKGWTKAVEATRIFKLSDEEVE; via the coding sequence ATGGGAAAATATATATTATCCATCGACCAAGGAACGACAAGCTCTAGAGCAATACTTTTTGATAAGCTCGGCAATATTGTTCACTCTGCTCAACGAGAATTTAAACAATATTTTCCTAAATCAGGATGGGTTGAGCATGATGCGAAAGAAATTTGGGGGTCTGTATTATCTGTTCTAGCAGCTGTTCTGACGGAAAGTGGTAACCAACCAGAGGATGTCCATGCAGTTGGGATTACAAATCAAAGAGAGACAACAGTTGTGTGGAACAAACATACAGGAAAACCTGTTTATAATGCGATTGTTTGGCAATCTAGACAAACTCAATCCATCATTGAAGAACTCAAAAAAGCCAATCTGGAATCATTTTTCCAAGAGAAGACAGGGTTGAAATTAGACCCATATTTTTCTGCAACAAAAGTAAAGTGGATATTAGATAACGTTGATGGTGCAAGAGAGCAGGCAGAAGCGGGCGACTTATTATTTGGAACGATAGATACATGGCTAATTTGGAAGCTTTCAAATGGGAAAGCCCATGTGACCGATTATTCCAATGCTTCTAGGACGATGCTTTACAATATATACGATCAAAAGTGGGATGCAGAGATTTGTGAGAAACTTTCTATTCCAATGAAAATGCTCCCTAAAGTAGCTTCATCATCTGAAGTGTATGCAAAGACCGATTCATCTGTTTTCTTTGGGAAAGAAATAGATATCGCAGGAGCTGCTGGGGACCAACAGGCTGCGTTATTCGGGCAATGCTGTTTTGAAAAGGGCATGGCTAAAAATACGTATGGTACTGGGTGTTTTATGCTTTTAAATACTGGTGAAGAAGCAGTTACTTCGCCATCGGGTTTATTAACAACGATAGCTTGGGGACTAAATGGAAAAGTTATCTATGCTTTAGAAGGCAGTATTTTCGTTGCTGGTTCGGCGATTCAATGGCTACGAGATGGACTACGCATGATAAAAAGTGCTCCTGAATCAGAGGGATATGCTAAGAAAGTAGATTCTACTGAAGGTGTCTATTTTGTTCCTGCTTTTGTTGGACTTGGAACGCCTTATTGGGATTCCGATGCAAGGGGTTCTATTTTTGGACTAACAAGGGGGACATCTAAAGAGCATTTCATCCGTGCGACGATAGAATCGCTTGCTTATCAAACAAAAGACGTGCTTGATACGATGGAAAAAGATTCTGGAGTAGATGTAGAAATATTAAGAGTAGATGGTGGAGCCGTAAGTAATGAATTTCTTATGCAGTTCCAAAGTGATCTGTTAAATTTACCCGTAGAACTTGCCAAGCTTAACGAAACAACGGCATTGGGAGCTGCTTTCTTAGCAGGTTTAGCTACCGGCTTCTGGAAGGATGAACAAGAGCTATCCAATTTGCGTGAAAGTCAAAAGCAGTATGAGCCAAAAATGGAAATTGCTAAAAGAGATCAACTATATAAAGGCTGGACAAAAGCAGTCGAGGCGACACGTATTTTCAAACTTTCAGATGAAGAGGTGGAGTAA
- a CDS encoding MerR family transcriptional regulator, producing the protein MEKEWRRSMPLLSMNIVMQLTGLTARQIRYYEEQELVHPARTEGKQRMFSLDDIDILLEIKDLLKTGVNIAGIKQIFEMKNSPITSKEVRQVISDRELRAIVKEEMHLAQRQQRASLRQGDLSRFFR; encoded by the coding sequence ATGGAAAAGGAATGGAGACGTTCAATGCCATTACTTTCTATGAATATTGTCATGCAGCTTACTGGTTTGACTGCAAGGCAAATTCGTTACTATGAAGAGCAAGAACTGGTTCACCCTGCACGTACTGAAGGTAAACAGCGCATGTTTTCATTAGATGATATTGATATATTATTAGAGATTAAAGATTTATTGAAAACAGGTGTTAATATTGCGGGAATCAAGCAGATTTTTGAAATGAAAAACAGTCCAATTACTTCAAAAGAAGTTCGACAAGTAATTTCGGACAGAGAACTACGTGCAATAGTAAAAGAAGAAATGCATTTAGCTCAAAGACAACAACGAGCTTCTCTGCGACAAGGGGACCTATCTCGATTCTTTAGATAA
- the glnA gene encoding type I glutamate--ammonia ligase has product MSKYTKEDIKKFVQEHEVNFIRLQFTDILGTIKNVEIPVSQLDKALDNKMMFDGSSIEGFVRIEESDMYLVPDLNTWVVFPWITGKGKVARLICDVNKADGTPFAGDPRNNLKRILKEMEELGFTSFNLGPEPEFFLFKLDAQGEPTLELNDHGGYFDLAPMDLGENCRRDIVLELEEMGFEIEASHHEVAPGQHEIDFKYADAVTACDNIQTFKLVVKTIARKHGLHATFMPKPLFGVNGSGMHFNVSLFKGKENAFYDESAEIGLSETAMQFMAGVLKHVQSFTAITNPLVNSYKRLVPGYEAPCYVAWSGQNRSPLIRIPSSRGVSTRVEVRSVDPAANPYLAMAVILQAGLDGIKNKLTPPPAVDRNIYVMTEEERIENGIHNLPPTLHAAVQELGKSEIIRGALGEHIYANFVEAKEIEWDMFRTTVHPWEREQYLKMY; this is encoded by the coding sequence ATGAGCAAGTATACAAAAGAGGATATTAAAAAGTTCGTTCAAGAGCATGAGGTGAATTTTATACGTCTTCAGTTTACAGACATACTAGGTACGATTAAAAATGTAGAAATTCCAGTGAGTCAGCTCGATAAAGCTCTCGATAACAAAATGATGTTCGACGGATCTTCTATCGAAGGTTTTGTACGAATTGAAGAATCAGATATGTACTTAGTACCTGATTTAAATACATGGGTAGTGTTCCCTTGGATTACGGGTAAAGGGAAAGTGGCTCGTCTAATCTGTGACGTAAATAAAGCAGATGGAACTCCTTTTGCAGGAGATCCCCGTAATAATTTAAAACGTATCCTAAAAGAAATGGAAGAGTTAGGATTTACTAGCTTTAACTTAGGACCTGAACCTGAATTTTTCTTATTTAAATTAGATGCTCAAGGGGAGCCAACACTTGAACTGAATGACCATGGTGGCTACTTTGACTTAGCACCAATGGATTTAGGGGAAAACTGCCGTCGCGATATCGTTCTCGAGCTAGAAGAAATGGGCTTTGAAATTGAAGCATCTCACCATGAGGTTGCTCCAGGTCAACATGAAATTGACTTTAAATATGCAGATGCAGTAACAGCGTGTGATAATATTCAAACGTTCAAACTTGTAGTAAAAACAATTGCTCGTAAACATGGTTTACATGCGACATTCATGCCGAAACCACTATTTGGCGTAAACGGTTCAGGAATGCACTTTAATGTATCTTTATTTAAAGGGAAAGAAAATGCATTTTATGATGAATCAGCAGAAATCGGCTTAAGTGAAACAGCAATGCAATTTATGGCTGGCGTATTGAAGCATGTACAAAGCTTTACTGCAATTACAAATCCATTAGTTAACTCATATAAACGCCTAGTACCTGGATACGAAGCTCCTTGTTATGTGGCATGGTCAGGACAAAACAGAAGTCCATTAATTCGTATTCCTTCTTCAAGAGGTGTAAGTACACGTGTTGAAGTTCGCTCAGTAGATCCGGCAGCCAATCCATATCTTGCGATGGCAGTAATTCTACAAGCTGGTTTAGATGGTATTAAAAATAAACTAACTCCACCACCAGCAGTGGACCGTAATATTTACGTAATGACTGAAGAAGAGCGCATCGAAAACGGCATTCATAACCTACCGCCAACTTTACATGCTGCCGTACAAGAATTAGGTAAAAGTGAAATTATTCGTGGGGCACTTGGTGAGCATATCTATGCAAACTTCGTAGAAGCGAAAGAAATTGAATGGGATATGTTCCGTACGACTGTACACCCATGGGAACGTGAACAATATCTAAAAATGTATTAA
- the miaA gene encoding tRNA (adenosine(37)-N6)-dimethylallyltransferase MiaA: MHKTANVIAIVGPTAVGKTALSIQLAKAFNGEIINGDSMQVYRELHIGTAKITTEEMEGIPHHLLDIKEPYESFSVAEYQKLVRGKIEEITLKGKLPIIVGGTGLYIQSVLYDFRFTEQPNRDENRLAELEKMSPDNLFELLHSLDPEAAKEIHPNNVQRVIRAIERVELTGKQKNEIEQNQGHEEVYHHYIIGLSIDREQLYNRINQRVDIMLEKGLLEEVKTLNSKGIRDVQSIQAIGYKEIYAYLDGHVSFEDAIEQLKQNSRRYAKRQLTYFRNKMDIHWYNPFTDTKKIIKEINEFRQENE, translated from the coding sequence ATGCATAAAACAGCAAACGTAATTGCTATAGTCGGACCTACTGCTGTTGGTAAAACAGCTTTAAGTATTCAATTGGCTAAAGCATTTAATGGAGAAATTATAAATGGAGACTCGATGCAGGTGTATCGAGAGCTCCATATTGGAACTGCAAAGATTACCACAGAAGAAATGGAAGGTATCCCTCACCATCTACTAGATATTAAGGAACCATATGAGAGCTTTTCTGTTGCGGAGTATCAAAAGCTCGTTCGAGGTAAAATTGAAGAGATTACGTTAAAGGGTAAACTCCCAATTATCGTCGGAGGAACAGGTCTTTATATTCAATCTGTACTGTATGACTTTCGATTTACGGAACAACCGAATCGTGATGAAAATAGACTTGCGGAGTTAGAAAAAATGTCTCCTGATAATTTATTTGAACTTTTGCATTCGCTGGATCCAGAGGCGGCAAAGGAAATACACCCGAATAATGTCCAGCGTGTGATCCGCGCAATCGAGCGAGTAGAGCTAACAGGGAAACAAAAGAATGAAATAGAACAAAACCAAGGACATGAAGAAGTATATCATCATTACATTATTGGTCTGTCCATTGATCGTGAGCAGTTATATAATCGCATCAATCAACGAGTAGACATAATGCTAGAAAAAGGTCTTTTAGAAGAAGTGAAAACACTAAATAGTAAAGGCATTAGAGATGTTCAATCGATCCAAGCAATAGGCTATAAAGAAATATATGCCTATTTGGATGGTCATGTTTCTTTCGAAGATGCAATTGAACAACTAAAGCAAAACTCCAGAAGGTATGCCAAAAGGCAATTAACGTATTTTAGAAACAAAATGGACATCCATTGGTATAATCCGTTTACTGATACTAAAAAGATAATAAAAGAAATTAATGAATTTAGGCAGGAAAATGAATAA
- the mutL gene encoding DNA mismatch repair endonuclease MutL, with product MGQIIVMNELLSNKIAAGEVVERPASVVKELVENAIDAESTSIEITLEEAGLSKIQVTDNGKGMDEEDAVKSFSRHATSKITTEHDLFRIRSLGFRGEALASIASVSKISLWTSNGEDMGTKVELEGGKVLSNTPAPIRRGTDIIISQLFYNTPARLKYLKTIQTELGHSIDLINRLAISYPGIAFKLTHNQQTIVQTSGRGDLKQVLASIYGISNVKKMVAFDKESSDFHISGFGTLPEITRASKNYITVLVNGRWVKHYGINNAIVDSYHTLLPIGRYPIVVLNIEMDPILTDVNVHPAKHQIRLSKEKELMELVRLTIRSIMHRVQKPPEIMEKPVVKKQPSVQFDFFKQTYEPTQKDPITSVNDNVASEQTHNPPKEQPSIVYEEVESLADFDIQPIEYVEDKKPFPDLHVVGQIHGTYIVAQSDDGFYLIDQHAAQERVKYEFYKEKIGEVNANERQSLLLPLTFHYSLDEAYRIKESLNELNDVGIFLEEFGSSSFVVRDYPTWFPKGQETKIIEGLIEQVLNNRKTDIKKLREDAAIMMSCKLSIKANHYLTMRDMEQLLESLKNAQHPLTCPHGRPVIVHFSTYEIEKMFKRVM from the coding sequence ATGGGACAAATCATTGTTATGAACGAACTCCTTTCCAACAAAATAGCAGCTGGTGAAGTAGTGGAACGACCAGCTTCAGTTGTGAAAGAATTGGTGGAAAATGCAATAGATGCAGAAAGTACCTCTATTGAAATCACCCTGGAAGAAGCAGGACTGTCTAAAATCCAAGTGACCGACAATGGGAAGGGAATGGACGAGGAGGATGCAGTAAAATCCTTCTCCCGACATGCGACCTCTAAAATAACTACAGAGCATGACCTTTTCAGAATTCGTTCATTAGGTTTTCGAGGAGAGGCACTAGCTAGTATTGCCTCTGTATCCAAAATTAGCTTATGGACATCAAATGGTGAAGATATGGGGACAAAAGTAGAGCTAGAAGGTGGGAAAGTATTATCGAATACCCCAGCTCCTATTCGTAGAGGAACCGATATTATCATAAGTCAGTTATTTTACAATACACCAGCTCGCTTAAAATATTTGAAAACAATCCAAACGGAGCTAGGACACTCCATTGATTTGATCAACCGCTTAGCGATTAGTTATCCAGGTATTGCGTTTAAGCTTACACATAATCAGCAAACCATTGTGCAGACAAGTGGAAGAGGAGACTTGAAACAGGTTCTAGCTTCTATTTATGGAATCTCTAACGTGAAAAAAATGGTTGCATTCGACAAGGAATCGTCTGATTTTCATATTTCTGGTTTTGGAACATTACCAGAAATAACGCGAGCATCTAAAAACTATATAACGGTTTTAGTGAACGGCCGCTGGGTTAAACACTATGGCATAAATAACGCGATAGTAGATAGCTACCATACATTGTTACCGATAGGTAGATATCCAATTGTCGTCTTAAACATTGAAATGGATCCGATACTGACGGACGTCAACGTTCATCCTGCTAAGCATCAAATTCGACTCAGTAAGGAAAAAGAGCTAATGGAATTAGTTCGGCTCACAATACGTTCGATTATGCATCGTGTGCAAAAACCACCAGAGATTATGGAAAAGCCGGTAGTTAAAAAGCAGCCAAGTGTGCAATTTGACTTCTTTAAACAAACATATGAGCCAACACAAAAGGATCCAATTACATCAGTTAATGATAATGTTGCATCCGAACAAACTCATAATCCCCCTAAGGAACAGCCTAGTATCGTATATGAAGAGGTAGAGTCTTTGGCAGATTTCGATATTCAACCAATCGAATATGTGGAGGATAAAAAGCCATTTCCTGATTTACATGTAGTAGGACAAATTCATGGTACTTACATTGTTGCTCAAAGTGATGATGGGTTTTATTTGATCGACCAGCATGCTGCACAGGAGCGTGTAAAATATGAGTTTTACAAGGAAAAGATAGGGGAAGTAAATGCAAATGAGAGACAATCACTTTTACTGCCACTAACTTTTCACTATTCTTTAGACGAGGCATACCGTATTAAAGAATCATTGAATGAATTAAATGATGTGGGAATATTTTTAGAAGAGTTTGGTTCTTCTAGCTTTGTTGTTAGAGATTATCCTACATGGTTCCCTAAGGGACAGGAGACCAAGATTATTGAAGGACTAATAGAACAGGTGTTGAATAACCGTAAAACAGATATTAAAAAACTCAGAGAAGATGCAGCTATTATGATGAGCTGTAAGCTATCCATCAAAGCGAATCATTATTTAACGATGAGGGATATGGAGCAACTGTTGGAAAGCTTAAAAAATGCACAGCATCCATTAACCTGTCCACATGGTAGACCAGTAATCGTGCATTTTTCGACGTATGAGATTGAGAAAATGTTTAAACGAGTTATGTAG
- the hfq gene encoding RNA chaperone Hfq — protein sequence MKPMNIQDLYLNQLRKNDIFVTVFLLNGFQLKGLVKSYDNFTVLFESDGKQQLIYKHAISTFAPSKPVKLTEE from the coding sequence ATGAAACCTATGAATATTCAAGATTTATATTTAAATCAGCTTAGAAAAAACGATATTTTTGTAACGGTATTTTTATTGAATGGCTTCCAGCTTAAGGGGTTAGTAAAGTCTTACGATAACTTTACCGTCCTGTTTGAATCGGATGGAAAGCAGCAGTTAATCTATAAGCATGCAATTTCCACATTTGCTCCTTCTAAACCAGTTAAGCTAACAGAAGAATAA
- a CDS encoding alpha/beta fold hydrolase has protein sequence MSDDHLIHIVKFSPDTTPIAHIHLLHGMEEHIGRYDDFATFLMTKGFVVTGHDHRGHGLTAEKNGQYGYFADKVGFERVTEDVREVLIHVREDLGDIPLILFGHSMGSFITRRYMQKYSDSLTKVVLSGTTFNPGLLGDAGRLIGKFTSVIKSPTTKATLLNSMAFGGFNKQITNPKTPFDWLSTDEKEVQKYIEDPMCGNIPSNGFFIDLFNGLKIIHKDIENNHIKKDLPVLVISGAKDPVGKDGKDIFKVANGLKSVGMTNVTVHLVEDARHEILNEVNKLQTYEIISNWMIDNA, from the coding sequence ATGTCAGATGATCATCTTATTCATATTGTTAAGTTTTCTCCTGATACAACCCCAATTGCTCATATCCATCTTCTACATGGAATGGAAGAGCATATAGGTCGTTATGATGATTTTGCAACATTTTTAATGACTAAAGGATTTGTCGTTACGGGCCATGATCATCGTGGCCATGGCCTAACAGCTGAAAAAAATGGGCAGTATGGATATTTTGCAGATAAGGTAGGGTTTGAGCGAGTTACGGAGGACGTACGTGAAGTATTAATACATGTTCGGGAGGATTTGGGGGATATTCCACTTATTTTATTCGGGCATAGTATGGGTTCGTTTATTACACGTAGATATATGCAAAAGTATAGTGATTCTTTAACCAAAGTCGTCCTTTCTGGAACTACTTTTAATCCTGGGCTATTGGGTGATGCGGGTAGACTAATCGGCAAATTTACCTCTGTTATTAAGAGTCCAACGACTAAAGCAACATTATTGAACAGCATGGCATTTGGAGGGTTCAATAAACAAATTACGAATCCAAAGACACCATTTGACTGGCTTTCAACAGATGAAAAAGAGGTGCAAAAATATATAGAGGATCCGATGTGTGGGAATATTCCGTCAAACGGATTCTTTATAGACCTATTCAATGGATTAAAAATAATCCACAAAGATATAGAGAATAATCATATAAAAAAAGATTTACCCGTTTTAGTTATTAGTGGTGCCAAGGATCCTGTTGGAAAAGATGGTAAGGATATATTCAAAGTCGCAAATGGATTAAAAAGTGTTGGAATGACAAACGTAACTGTCCATCTGGTAGAGGATGCGAGGCATGAAATACTAAACGAGGTTAATAAGCTTCAGACATATGAAATAATTTCAAATTGGATGATAGATAATGCATAA
- a CDS encoding glycerol-3-phosphate dehydrogenase/oxidase: MKSSVEREQIVNTLNYYEFDVLVIGGGITGAGIALDAVTRGMSVALVEMQDFAAGTSSRSTKLVHGGLRYLKQMEVKMVADVGKEREIVYENAVHVTEPIGMLLPFYKKGTFGPLTTSAGLKVYDYLAGVKKDERRIMLTDQETLEKEPLLKSKGLRGGGYYVEYRTDDARLTIEVLKKAMEKGAVCLNYAKARSFIYDDDNQVIGAEIVDTINNKRISIHAKKIVNATGPWVDGVRALDAIENNKKLKLTKGVHVVIDQSVFPLKQAVYFDTPDKRMVFAIPRDGKTYVGTTDTFFEGDIRNPVATPEDVEYLIQAIHSMFPLVHVTSNQVESTWAGVRPLIYEDGKDPSEISRKDEIWQSEAGLFTIAGGKLTGYRKMAETIVDKISKQLGDEKYGPCVTKHLTLSGGDIGGSKQWEAFLTQKEQMAQAYGLSGLEGRKLAKMYGTNVDKVFQYAQILSTNPSSLPLVILAQIYYAVHEEMAYSPVDFLVRRTGMLYFDIKHFNEYKGEIVNIMKQLLYYSDEEANAFRQQLETLLLEATLKESRD; encoded by the coding sequence TTGAAGTCTTCTGTAGAACGAGAGCAAATAGTAAATACATTAAATTATTATGAATTCGACGTGCTAGTAATAGGTGGAGGAATAACTGGTGCGGGGATTGCACTTGATGCGGTTACTCGCGGTATGTCTGTTGCTTTAGTAGAAATGCAGGATTTTGCAGCTGGAACTTCTAGTCGGTCCACAAAACTTGTGCACGGTGGTTTGCGATATTTGAAGCAAATGGAAGTGAAAATGGTTGCTGATGTTGGGAAAGAAAGAGAGATTGTGTATGAAAATGCAGTTCATGTGACCGAACCTATAGGCATGTTACTGCCTTTTTATAAAAAAGGCACGTTTGGACCTCTTACTACATCAGCTGGTTTAAAGGTGTATGACTATTTAGCTGGTGTGAAGAAAGATGAAAGAAGAATAATGCTTACTGACCAAGAGACGCTTGAAAAAGAACCTCTCCTGAAAAGCAAAGGTTTACGAGGTGGCGGATACTACGTTGAATATCGTACAGACGATGCCCGATTAACGATTGAAGTCCTAAAAAAAGCAATGGAAAAAGGTGCGGTATGCTTAAACTACGCAAAAGCACGTTCCTTCATTTATGACGATGATAATCAAGTAATCGGAGCAGAGATTGTTGATACAATAAATAATAAACGAATTTCAATTCATGCGAAAAAAATAGTAAATGCCACTGGTCCATGGGTTGATGGAGTCCGTGCTTTAGATGCCATTGAGAACAATAAAAAATTAAAGCTTACAAAGGGTGTACATGTCGTTATTGACCAATCCGTTTTCCCGCTTAAACAGGCTGTCTATTTTGATACACCTGACAAGCGAATGGTTTTTGCTATCCCACGTGATGGTAAAACCTATGTCGGAACAACGGATACATTTTTTGAAGGTGATATTCGGAATCCTGTAGCTACACCGGAAGATGTCGAATATCTTATCCAAGCAATCCATTCTATGTTTCCTTTAGTTCATGTTACCTCAAATCAAGTAGAGTCTACTTGGGCAGGAGTCCGTCCATTAATATATGAGGACGGGAAAGATCCATCAGAAATCTCTCGAAAGGATGAGATTTGGCAGTCGGAGGCTGGTTTATTTACAATTGCTGGAGGTAAACTAACAGGGTATAGAAAAATGGCTGAGACAATTGTAGATAAAATTTCGAAGCAACTTGGGGATGAAAAATATGGACCGTGTGTTACGAAGCATTTAACCTTATCCGGTGGTGATATTGGTGGCTCCAAACAATGGGAGGCATTTCTTACTCAAAAGGAACAAATGGCTCAAGCTTATGGACTTTCCGGTTTAGAAGGAAGAAAACTGGCTAAAATGTATGGGACGAATGTCGATAAAGTGTTTCAATATGCACAAATCCTTTCTACAAATCCTTCTAGCTTACCTTTAGTGATACTCGCCCAAATTTATTATGCAGTGCATGAAGAGATGGCTTATTCTCCTGTGGACTTTTTAGTAAGAAGAACAGGTATGCTCTATTTTGATATAAAGCATTTCAACGAGTATAAAGGAGAAATAGTGAATATAATGAAACAATTGCTGTATTACTCAGATGAGGAAGCAAATGCATTTAGACAACAACTAGAAACACTTTTGCTTGAAGCTACATTAAAAGAAAGTAGGGATTAA